In Quercus robur chromosome 11, dhQueRobu3.1, whole genome shotgun sequence, the following proteins share a genomic window:
- the LOC126707444 gene encoding pentatricopeptide repeat-containing protein At4g35130, chloroplastic, with protein sequence MAATLSVQLTYFNNSNSPQNAWHKHVKTARTNRNSRIVNKQKVSKFGSFNRTQLNTVKALVEPEPSTRSLTRALCNIVDSGRMENALYLFEKMIQLDTYIRNTYIWNVMIRGCTNNGLFREAVDFYCRMGFEGVRGDNFTYPFVIKSCTGLLSLMEGQKVHAKLLKIGLDLDVYVCNSLIVMYAKMGYIEFTERVFREMPVRDLVSWNSMISGYVASGDGCSSLMCFYEMQALGMKPDRFSMISALGACSLEYRLHCGKEIHCQVLKCGFELDVMVQTSIINMYGKCGRMDYAERLFDRISPRNVVAWNAMIGGYALSSRFLESLSFLRKMQDGDKLNPDIITMINMLPSCAQLQALLEGKSVHGYAIRKGFLPHPVLETALVDMYGECGKLDMAERVYGQMTEKNLISWNAMLAAYVQNGWNNKALVLFQDIWHQPFKPDAFTFASILPAYSESASLQEGKQIHGFIMKSELGTNTFILNSIVYMYAKCGDIGAAREVFDRMLHRDVISWNTIIMAYAIHGFGRFSVQLFSEMKEKGFKPNESTFVSLLSSCSISGMVEEGWEYYNSMKRDYSIDPGMEHYGCMLDLIGRTGNLELAKIFIDEISLFPTARIWGSLLTASRNNQNIELAELSARHILSLEHDNTGCYVLLSNMYAEAGRWEDVERLKCLMIKEGLEKTKGCSVVEINSRSCRFVNNDSSHAETNMIYDVLDIITRKIGEDIFVHSLTKFRPLDLRKNRANSPQKHSVRLAISFGLISTTIGSPILVRKNTRICEDCHIVAKKISEITRREIIVGDSKVFHHFRDGHCSCRDYW encoded by the coding sequence ATGGCAGCAACACTTTCTGTTCAACTCACCTACTTCAACAACTCCAACTCACCCCAAAACGCTTGGCATAAACATGTCAAAACGGCAAGAACAAACCGAAATTCCAGGATAGTAAACAAGCAAAAAGTCTCGAAATTTGGTTCATTCAATAGGACCCAATTGAATACTGTAAAAGCTTTGGTTGAACCTGAGCCAAGCACTCGCTCGCTCACACGGGCTCTTTGTAATATTGTCGATTCTGGGCGTATGGAAAATGCACTCTACCTGTTTGAGAAAATGATTCAGTTGGATACATATATCCGGAATACGTATATCTGGAATGTTATGATTAGAGGGTGTACCAATAATGGGTTGTTTAGAGAGGCGGTTGATTTTTATTGTAGGATGGGTTTTGAAGGGGTTCGAGGTGATAATTTTACTTACCCGTTTGTGATCAAGTCGTGTACAGGGTTGTTGTCCTTGATGGAAGGGCAGAAGGTTCATGCGAAGTTGCTTAAGATTGGTTTGGATTTGGATGTCTATGTTTGTAATTCCCTTATTGTTATGTATGCGAAGATGGGGTATATTGAGTTCACTGAGAGGGTGTTTCGAGAAATGCCAGTTAGGGACTTGGTATCTTGGAATTCTATGATTAGTGGATATGTTGCCTCTGGGGATGGTTGTAGCTCATTGATGTGTTTCTACGAGATGCAGGCTCTTGGGATGAAGCCTGATAGGTTCAGCATGATCAGTGCACTTGGTGCTTGCTCTCTTGAGTATCGTCTGCACTGTGGGAAGGAGATTCATTGCCAAGTGCTGAAATGTGGGTTTGAACTGGATGTTATGGTTCAGACATCAATTATTAACATGTATGGAAAATGTGGTAGGATGGATTATGCAGAGAGGTTGTTTGACAGGATATCTCCAAGAAATGTGGTGGCTTGGAATGCAATGATTGGTGGTTACGCACTAAGTTCTCGTTTTCTTGAGTCATTGTCTTTCTTGAGAAAGATGCAAGATGGTGATAAATTGAACCCAGATATAATCACAATGATAAACATGCTTCCCTCTTGTGCACAATTACAAGCTCTCTTGGAGGGTAAATCTGTCCATGGTTATGCCATTAGAAAAGGTTTTCTCCCTCATCCAGTCTTGGAAACTGCTTTAGTTGACATGTATGGAGAATGCGGGAAGTTGGATATGGCAGAGCGTGTATATGGTCAGATGACTGAAAAAAACCTGATTTCATGGAATGCCATGCTTGCTGCTTATGTACAGAATGGGTGGAACAATAAAGCCTTGGTTTTGTTTCAGGATATTTGGCACCAGCCTTTTAAACCAGATGCATTTACATTTGCAAGCATTCTACCTGCCTATTCCGAATCAGCCTCATTGCAAGAGGGGAAGCAAATCCATGGTTTTATTATGAAGTCGGAGCTTGGCACAAATACTTTCATCTTGAATTCAATTGTTTACATGTATGCAAAATGTGGGGATATAGGGGCTGCACGGGAAGTTTTTGATCGCATGCTGCATAGGGATGTAATATCATGGAACACAATCATTATGGCATATGCCATCCATGGGTTTGGTAGATTTTCTGTTCAATTGTTTTCTGAAATGAAGGAAAAGGGCTTCAAACCTAATGAGAGCACCTTTGTGTCCCTGTTATCATCTTGTAGCATTTCTGGCATGGTTGAAGAAGGGTGGGAATACTACAATTCAATGAAGAGGGACTACAGTATAGATCCCGGAATGGAGCACTATGGCTGTATGCTTGACCTTATTGGGCGCACCGGAAATCTTGAGCTAGCCAAGATATTCATTGATGAAATTTCATTGTTCCCTACAGCTAGGATATGGGGGTCATTACTGACTGCAAGCAGAAACAACCAAAACATAGAATTAGCTGAACTTTCAGCTAGACACATCTTATCCTTGGAGCATGATAATACTGGGTGCTATGTCTTGCTTTCTAATATGTATGCTGAAGCTGGGCGGTGGGAAGATGTGGAGCGGCTTAAATGTCTTATGATAAAAGAAGGGTTAGAGAAAACGAAGGGGTGTAGTGTGGTTGAAATCAATTCTAGATCTTGCAGGTTTGTCAACAATGACAGTTCACATGCTGAAACAAACATGATTTATGATGTATTAGATATTATCACGAGGAAGATAGGAGAAGACATTTTTGTTCATAGTCTTACCAAGTTCAGACCTTTAGATTTGAGGAAGAACAGAGCAAACTCACCCCAGAAACATAGTGTGAGATTGGCTATTTCTTTTGGCTTGATATCCACTACGATTGGAAGCCCCATCCTTGTAAGGAAAAACACTAGAATATGTGAAGATTGCCACATTGTAGCAAAGAAGATTTCCGAGATCACTAGAAGGGAAATAATAGTGGGGGATTCAAAGGTCTTTCACCACTTCAGGGATGGGCATTGCTCATGTCGGGATTATTGGTGA
- the LOC126706647 gene encoding F-box/kelch-repeat protein At3g23880-like isoform X2 → MRERVPDDVVEDILARLPVKSLTRFRCVSKSCNSIITDTTFINKHLKLNLNQSESSISANTHSGYLLYTTEDKDGSSSSKELCTVVRNNDRTWTQVSRFEIPSFFDKYMIVAFCNGLFCLASCEKELCHIIYLWNPSIRMCKKLVATRFNRKKNERAAIGFAYDSLNNDFKILRVVCHAMFDESEAEAEIYTLSSDSWRKVVISMQSLRGCEVTEPKLGTIFGVWGPFTFYNGALHAFAHTIGYSFILSFDISDESFHEIMMPRNHYDSDTTNFTKLAEYKGLPADFVFALDDGNKPFGRNLCNIWVMEKYGVAKSWTRKFVIRMEWVWAGNFFGCTNNGELLIKNATGLVSIDPESQNQNILDIEDANWVAFSTNSMESLVLLDGGYIKHKEMSRVLRKP, encoded by the coding sequence ATGCGTGAGCGTGTTCCAGACGACGTCGTGGAAGACATCCTGGCTCGGCTACCTGTAAAATCCTTAACCAGATTTAGGTGCGTTTCGAAATCTTGTAACTCCATCATCACTGACACAACTTTCATCAACAAACACTTGAAGCTCAACCTCAACCAATCCGAATCATCAATATCCGCAAACACTCACAGTGGGTATTTGCTATATACTACAGAGGATAAGGATGGTtcatcatcttccaaagaattGTGTACGGTTGTTCGCAACAACGACCGCACATGGACCCAGGTTTCTAGGTTTGAAATCCCCTCTTTTTTTGACAAGTACATGATTGTTGCTTTCTGTAATGGCTTGTTCTGCCTAGCTAGTTGTGAGAAAGAACTTTGTCACATTATTTATTTGTGGAACCCAAGTATTAGAATGTGTAAGAAACTTGTAGCTACTCGCTTTAATcgcaagaaaaatgaaagagccGCTATTGGATTTGCTTATGATTCTCTGAACAACGACTTCAAGATTCTGAGAGTTGTGTGTCATGCGATGTTCGatgaatcagaagctgaagcaGAGATTTACACGTTAAGTTCAGATTCGTGGAGGAAGGTTGTAATATCAATGCAGTCCTTAAGAGGGTGTGAAGTGACTGAACCCAAACTTGGGactatttttggtgtttggggTCCCTTTACATTTTATAATGGGGCTCTACACGCTTTTGCTCATACTATTGGCTATTCTTTCATTTTGTCCTTTGACATTAGTGATGAGAGCTTCCATGAGATAATGATGCCTCGTAATCACTATGATTCAGACACTACAAATTTCACTAAACTTGCAGAGTACAAGGGATTGCCAGCTGATTTTGTTTTCGCTCTTGATGATGGCAATAAGCCTTTTGGGAGAAACTTATGCAACATATGGGTTATGGAGAAGTACGGTGTGGCCAAGTCTTGGACTAGAAAATTTGTGATACGAATGGAATGGGTTTGGGCAGGTAATTTCTTTGGCTGCACTAACAATGGTGAACTTCTCATTAAGAATGCCACTGGGCTGGTTTCGATTGACCCTGAGAGTCAAAATCAGAACATTCTCGACATTGAAGATGCTAATTGGGTGGCTTTCTCGACTAATTCAATGGAGAGCTTGGTTTTACTTGATGGGG